One genomic window of Mucilaginibacter sp. SJ includes the following:
- a CDS encoding gluconate 2-dehydrogenase subunit 3 family protein, whose product MNRRDSLKALGLGTLSAGLLLEACKTDTKKGAEETTTAAAGDEVGRQPFEVERDKKLHADKFFTAAEMAAITVLADIIIPKDEKSGSASDAKVPDFIEFIVKDMPDHQTPMRGGLRWLDLQCLNRFGKPFTDCTKDQQIQLIDMIAYPKKAKPEMAQGVAFFNRMRDLTASGFFTSEIGVKDIGYAGNQPGKWTGVPDDILKHYGMENVKASASM is encoded by the coding sequence ATGAACAGACGTGACTCCCTTAAAGCCCTGGGCTTGGGTACACTTTCGGCAGGATTATTACTGGAGGCCTGTAAAACCGATACGAAAAAAGGCGCAGAAGAAACAACCACAGCAGCAGCCGGCGACGAAGTTGGTCGCCAGCCGTTTGAGGTTGAGCGGGATAAAAAACTGCATGCCGATAAATTTTTCACCGCTGCCGAAATGGCTGCCATCACTGTACTGGCCGATATCATTATCCCAAAAGATGAAAAATCGGGCAGCGCATCTGATGCCAAGGTGCCTGATTTCATCGAGTTTATTGTAAAAGATATGCCCGATCATCAAACCCCCATGCGCGGTGGTTTACGCTGGCTCGATTTGCAATGCCTTAACCGTTTTGGCAAGCCATTTACCGACTGCACTAAAGATCAGCAGATCCAGCTAATTGATATGATCGCTTACCCTAAAAAAGCCAAACCAGAAATGGCCCAGGGCGTAGCTTTCTTCAACCGCATGCGCGATCTTACTGCTTCGGGCTTTTTCACCAGCGAAATCGGGGTGAAAGATATTGGCTACGCAGGTAACCAACCCGGCAAATGGACGGGTGTACCTGATGACATCCTGAAGCATTACGGTATGGAAAATGTGAAGGCTTCGGCTTCGATGTAA